From the Thermus brockianus genome, the window CAAGGGGGCCCTGCCGGGGGAGGTGGTGCGGGGGGTACCCGTGCGGCGAAAGGGAACCCTCTTTCTGGAAGAGGTGGAAATCCTAGAGCCCCACCCCCAGCGTTACCCCCATCCCCTTCCCCCCTCCGCCGACCTCCCCCTGGCCTACGAGGCCCAGCTCCCCCTCAAGGAGGCCCTGGTAGGGGACGCCTTGGCGCGCATCGCCAAGCTGGAAGCCTCCCTCCTGCCCATCCGCCCTTCGCCCAGGCCCTTGGGCTACCGCACCGCCGCCCAGTACGCCCGCTACCCCTTGGGGGGCCTCGCCTACCGCCTTCCCGAAAGCCACGCCCTCTACCCCTTGGAGGAGGACCCCCTCCTGGCCGAGCCCTTGGCCTCCGCCTTCGCCCTCTTAAAGACCTGGCCCCTTCCCGTGGAGGAGGTGGCCCTTAGGGGTAGCCTCTTGGAGGGGAGGGTGCTCCTAGGCCTCATCGGGGGGAGCCTCGAGGCCCTAAAGCGCCCCGCCAAGGCCCTGGTGAAGGAGGGCTTCGCCGGGGTGGTCTGGGCAGAACCTTCCGCCAAGGGGCGCTTTCGCGGCCGGGTCACGCCCCTCCACGGGGAGAGAACCCTTCTAGAGCGCTTTGGCCCCCTCACCGCCACGGTGAGCGTGGAAAGCTTCAGCCAGGTGAACCCCTTGGCGGCCGGGGAACTCTTCGCCGAAGCCGCCGGGCTCGCCTCAGGGGGGGAAAGGGCCTTGGAGCTCTACGCCGGAAGCGGCCTCCTCTCCCTCCTCCTCGCCCCCCGCTACCGGGAGGTGGTGGCGGTGGAGGTGAGCAAAGAAGCGGTGCGCCGGGGCGAGGCGGACCGGAGGCGGCTTGGGGTGGAAAACCTCCGCTTCCACCGGGGGGATGTCCGGGAAGCCCTTCGGTTTGGGCGGTTTGACCTGGTGGCGGTGGACCCACCCCGGGCCGGGCTCGCCCCGGAGGTGCGGGCCTACCTCCTGGAAAGCCGGCCCCAAGAGATCCTCTACATCGCCTGCGACCCCGCCACCTGGGCCCGGGACGTGGGGGAGTTGGTGCGGGGGGGATACCGCCTGGCCTTCGTGCGGCCCTACGATTTCTTCCCCTTCACCCACCACGTGGAGGTCCTCTCCCTCCTCCGGCTAGGGTAGGGGAAGCCCCCGGAAAAAGGGGGCCGGGTCCACGGGCACCCCTTGGAGGCGCACCTCCAGGTGCAGGTGAGGCCCGGTGGAAAGCCCCGTGCTCCCGAGGAGCCCCAAAACCTCCCCCGCCCGCACCCTTGCCCCTTCCCGCACCCTTCGTTCCGACAAGTGCCAATACCCGGTGCAAAGCCCCATCCCGTGGGCCAGGACCACGGCCTCGCCCCGCACCCGAAGCCTCTGGGAGAGCACCACCACCCCCTCCGCCACCGCCCGCACCGGGGTGCCCAAAGGAGCGGCGAGGTCCAGGCCCTCGTGGTAGGAAGCGAAGCGGTTCCCGTAACGCCGCCGGGTGCCGAAGGGGCTCGTGACCCTGGCCCCTTCCACGGGGGCAAGAAACGCCTTGGCAAGAAGGGGCCCTTCCTTGGGGCAGGCGGCCACCACCCGCTTTCGCTCCGCCTTCGCCTCCGGGTCCTGGAGGAGGGCCTCGAGGCTTGGGCTCAAGGCCAGGGCCTCCTGGCCATACTGCCCCGGGGCGACCAGCAGGGTTAGGGAAACCGCTTCCCCCTCCAGGAGGAGGCGTAGCGGGTACTCCCCTGGGGCCACCAAAGCCCCCACCGCCAGGAGCCCCCAAAGCCCCCGGGAGCCGGGCACCAAGGGATAGCGTACCCCGAGGAACTCCGCCTCGCCCGAGGTGTAGCCCTCCACCCGAAGGCCGAAGGCCCGCCCCTGCACCGGGGGCCAGAAAAGGACCTTGCCCCGGGGAAGGGCCCTTTCCTCCGGCCCCACCCACAGGACCTGCCCCACCCGGAGGCGGTTGGGGTCGGCGAGGCCATTGAGGCGGGCCAGGGCTTCCACCGTGGTGCCGTAGCGCTTGGCGATGCCATAGAGCGTCTCCCCCGGGGCCACGGTGTGGGTCTTGGCCCAGGCGGCGAGAAGGAGGAAGGCGAGGGAAAAAAGGCGGGGCATGGCCTTATGCTAGGGGGAAAGGAGCCCCTATGGTGCTGATCCTAAACGGCCCCAACCTGAACCTATTGGGAACGCGGGAGCCTGAGGTCTACGGCCGCACCACCCTGGAGGAGCTGGAGGCCCTTTGTGAGGCCTGGGGCGCGGAGCTTGGCCTCGGGGTGGCCTTCCGCCAGAGCAACTACGAGGGGCAGCTCATTGAGTGGGTACAGCAAGCCCACCGGGAAGGGTTTTTGGCCATCGTCCTCAACCCCGGGGCCCTCACCCACTACTCCTACGCCCTCCTGGACGCCATCCGGGCCCAGCCCCTCCCCGTGGTGGAGGTCCACCTGACGAACCTCCACGCCCGGGAGGCTTTTCGCCAGCACTCCGTGACCGCCGGGGCCTGCCGGGGGATCATCTCCGGCTTTGGCCCCCTCTCCTACAAGCTCGCCCTCACCTACCTGGCGGAGGTTCTGGAGGTGGGCTAGCGAAGCCCCGCTAGGCGGTAGCCCAAGTACACCAGCAAAAGCCCTAGGAAAAGGCTTAGGCCCACGTAGGCCAAGGCCCGGGCCACCTCCCCGTCCTGCAGGAGGGTTAAGGTCTCGTAGCTGAAGGTGGAGAAGGTGGTGAACCCCCCGAGGACCCCCACCGCCAGGAAAAGCCGCGCCTCAGGGGAAAGGGCCCCCTCTAGGGAAAGCCGAAGCACCGCCCCGATGAGGAAGCTCCCCAGGGCGTTCACGAAAAGGGTGCTGTAGGGAAAACCCGGGCCCAAGAGCCCTTGGACGTAGGCCCCAAGCCCGTAGCGCAAGGCCGAGCCCAAGGCCCCGCCCAAGGCCACCAGGAGGTAGCGCTCCACGCAAAAAGTATATTGGGGCCATGAGGCCCAAGACCTTCTCCCCCATCCTCACCGCCAAGGGGGTGCGGCTCGCCGTCGCCGTGGGCCGCTTCAACGAGCGGGTGACCAAGCTCCTCTTGGAGGGGGCCCTCGAGGCCTACGCCCGGCTCGGGGGCGATCCGGCCGAGGTCCTGGTGGCCTGGGTGCCCGGCTCCTTTGAGCTTCCCCTGGTGGCTAAGCGCCTGGCCCAGCGCCCCGATGTGGACGCCGTGGTGGCCTTAGGGGCCGTGGTGCGGGGGGAGACCCCCCACTTTGAGTACGTGGCGGCCCAGGCGGCAAGCGGCCTCATGCAGGCCATGCTCCAGACGGAAAAGCCCATCGTTTTCGGCGTCCTCACCACCAACACCCCCGAGGAGGCCCAAGAGCGCGCCGGGGGTAAGGCCGGGAACAAGGGCGCCGAGGCGGTCTTCACCGCCATTGAAATGGTGCGCCTCCTAGAGGTTATTTCCCGGTGAAAAGGGCCCGGGCGTAGCGGAGGTGAAGGTAAAGGAAGCAGCCCAGGCAAAAGCCAAAGGCCAGGTTGATGAAGGCCAAGAGGG encodes:
- a CDS encoding class I SAM-dependent RNA methyltransferase is translated as MQARIEKLVPGGYGLARTEEGAILVKGALPGEVVRGVPVRRKGTLFLEEVEILEPHPQRYPHPLPPSADLPLAYEAQLPLKEALVGDALARIAKLEASLLPIRPSPRPLGYRTAAQYARYPLGGLAYRLPESHALYPLEEDPLLAEPLASAFALLKTWPLPVEEVALRGSLLEGRVLLGLIGGSLEALKRPAKALVKEGFAGVVWAEPSAKGRFRGRVTPLHGERTLLERFGPLTATVSVESFSQVNPLAAGELFAEAAGLASGGERALELYAGSGLLSLLLAPRYREVVAVEVSKEAVRRGEADRRRLGVENLRFHRGDVREALRFGRFDLVAVDPPRAGLAPEVRAYLLESRPQEILYIACDPATWARDVGELVRGGYRLAFVRPYDFFPFTHHVEVLSLLRLG
- the crcB gene encoding fluoride efflux transporter CrcB: MERYLLVALGGALGSALRYGLGAYVQGLLGPGFPYSTLFVNALGSFLIGAVLRLSLEGALSPEARLFLAVGVLGGFTTFSTFSYETLTLLQDGEVARALAYVGLSLFLGLLLVYLGYRLAGLR
- the aroQ gene encoding type II 3-dehydroquinate dehydratase translates to MVLILNGPNLNLLGTREPEVYGRTTLEELEALCEAWGAELGLGVAFRQSNYEGQLIEWVQQAHREGFLAIVLNPGALTHYSYALLDAIRAQPLPVVEVHLTNLHAREAFRQHSVTAGACRGIISGFGPLSYKLALTYLAEVLEVG
- the ribH gene encoding 6,7-dimethyl-8-ribityllumazine synthase, giving the protein MRPKTFSPILTAKGVRLAVAVGRFNERVTKLLLEGALEAYARLGGDPAEVLVAWVPGSFELPLVAKRLAQRPDVDAVVALGAVVRGETPHFEYVAAQAASGLMQAMLQTEKPIVFGVLTTNTPEEAQERAGGKAGNKGAEAVFTAIEMVRLLEVISR
- a CDS encoding LysM peptidoglycan-binding domain-containing M23 family metallopeptidase, which gives rise to MPRLFSLAFLLLAAWAKTHTVAPGETLYGIAKRYGTTVEALARLNGLADPNRLRVGQVLWVGPEERALPRGKVLFWPPVQGRAFGLRVEGYTSGEAEFLGVRYPLVPGSRGLWGLLAVGALVAPGEYPLRLLLEGEAVSLTLLVAPGQYGQEALALSPSLEALLQDPEAKAERKRVVAACPKEGPLLAKAFLAPVEGARVTSPFGTRRRYGNRFASYHEGLDLAAPLGTPVRAVAEGVVVLSQRLRVRGEAVVLAHGMGLCTGYWHLSERRVREGARVRAGEVLGLLGSTGLSTGPHLHLEVRLQGVPVDPAPFFRGLPLP